From Hoplias malabaricus isolate fHopMal1 chromosome 11, fHopMal1.hap1, whole genome shotgun sequence, a single genomic window includes:
- the LOC136709189 gene encoding E3 ubiquitin-protein ligase TRIM39-like translates to MASKPFSEEDFSCPVCCDIFKDPVLLRCSHSVCKVCLQRFWETKGSRECPVCRRRSSMENPLNLALKNLCESYLQERSQRASAGSETLCSLHSEKLKLFCLDDQQPVCVVCEKSRKHTNHKLCPVDEAVTDCKEELKSALKPLQEKLDLFKKCKLNWDQTAEHIKTQARLTERQIKEEFEELHQFLRDEEAARIAALREEEEQKSQRMKEKIEKISREISSLSDTVRAVEEQMSAEDVSFLQKYKSTLERAQCTLQDPERLSGALLHVSNHLSNLKFTIWEKMQKIIRFTPVTLDPNTAHPGLTVSDDLTSVRRSERQQLPDLPERFHEYECVLGSEGLNSGTHCWKIDVGDNTLWAVGVMTESAQRKGNIFSRSGVWYVAYFNGKYWVQPTPQTSTALSASQKVQRVRVKLDWDGGKLSFTDPLTNTHLHTFTHTFTESLLPFFGVCGEESPLKVLPV, encoded by the exons ATGGCTTCCAAACCTTTCTCAGAGGAGGATTTCTCGTGTCCTGTGTGCTGTGATATCTTCAAGGATCCTGTTCTTCTGCGCTGTagtcacagtgtgtgtaaagTCTGTCTGCAGAGGTTCTGGGAAACCAAAGGATCCAGAGAGTGTCCAGTTTGTAGAAGAAGATCTTCAATGGAGAATCCTTTAAACCTGGCTTTAAAGAACCTGTGTGAGAGTTATTTACAAGAGAGAAGTCAGAGAGCTTCAGCAGGGTCTGAAACACTCTGCAGTCTGCACAGTGAGAAACTCAAACTCTTCTGTCTGGACGATCAGCAGccggtgtgtgtggtgtgtgaaaaatccagaaaacacaccaaccacAAGCTCTGCCCCGtggatgaagctgttacagactgCAAG gagGAGCTCAAGTCTGCTCTGAAGCCCCTGCAGGAGAAACTGGATCTGTTTAAAAAGtgtaaactgaactgggatCAGACTGCAGAACATATAAAG ACTCAGGCTCGGCTCACAGAGAGGCAGATTAAGGAGGAGTTTGAGGAGCTCCACCAGTTTCTCCGAGATGAAGAGGCAGCCAGGATCGCTGCActgagggaggaagaggagcagaAGAGTCAGAGGATGAAGGAGAAGATCGAGAAGATCAGCAGAGAGATCTCGTCCCTTTCAGACACGGTCAGAGCCGTAGAAGAGCAGATGAGCGCTGAGGACGTCTCCTTCTTACAG AAGTACAAGTCCACTCTGGAGAG AGCTCAGTGCACACTGCAGGATCCAGAGAGGCTTTCAGGAGCACTGCTCCATGTGAGCAACCACCTGAGCAACCTGAAGTTCACCATCTGGGAGAAGATGCAGAAGATCATCAGATTTA CTCCAGTGACTCTGGACCCCAACACTGCTCATCCTGGTCTCACTGTGTCTGATGATCTGACCAGTGTGAGACGCAGTGAGAGACAGCAGCTCCCTGATCTTCCAGAGAGATTTCATGAATATGAGTGTGTCCTGGGCTCTGAGGGGTTAAACTCAGGAACACACTGCTGGAAGATTGATGTTGGAGACAATACACTCTGGGCTGTGGGAGTGATGACAGAGTCAGCTCAGAGGAAGGGAAACATATTCTCCAGGAGTGGAGTGTGGTATGTGGCGTATTTCAATGGTAAATACTGGGTTCAGCCAACACCACAGACATCTACTGCCCTCTCAGCGTCACAGAAGGTGCAGAGGGTCAGAGTGAAGCTGGACTGGGACGGAGGAAAACTCTCATTCACTGAtcctctcactaacacacacttacacactttcacacacacattcactgagagTCTTCTGCCGTTCTTTGGTGTTTGCGGTGAAGAGTCTCCTCTGAAGGTGCTCCCAGTGTAG